From Toxorhynchites rutilus septentrionalis strain SRP chromosome 2, ASM2978413v1, whole genome shotgun sequence, a single genomic window includes:
- the LOC129766536 gene encoding spore coat protein SP65-like, which produces MWSYLIITLEVIVFVVSADIRCSDGFVAQHGIVFPLPGSCQKFLACVAGHIVELNCPEEYYFDIETLVCKRAEEIECVESDFMASDELCNDPDEITSHPDPHNCAKYTLCVGNAAFPQECATGLLFNSETGACDQAQNVFCNLTCPAVDTSIVFLPDSSRQNCARYYVCLQGTPRPMECSNSLYFDMVSGTCKLAQEASCRIPDVVCLEQDELLENSKSCTSYYKCSAGFPHFKQCGQDEHFSEGMCIHGPCDTTTEATTTTTPASTTLESTTTTTISTSVPTSVPTTTTSEPSTTTTTIEPTTTTTQPTITADSTTTTAELTTMETPISTTSVEPTTPTTVEPITTSTTVGPTTTSTVEPSTTTSTTSSTTTTTVATTSTTLAPTTTTTVLPPIDAAEVCRDVTIGIFPHPHNCYQYFVCIFGSGKEATCHDSEIFDPQSSACVMGDRATCR; this is translated from the exons ATGTGGAGTTATCTCATCATAACGTTGGAAGTAATTGTGTTCGTAGTCAGTGCAGACATCCGTTGTTCGGATGGCTTCGTGGCACAACATGGGATAGTATTTCCATTACCAGGGTCGTGCCAAAAATTTCTAGCATGCGTAGCTGGGCACATTGTAGAATTGAACTGTCCCGAAGAATATTACTTTGACATCGAGACGCTCGTTTGTAAGAGGGCAGAAGAAATTGAATGTGTGGAAAGTGATTTCATGGCTTCCGATGAGTTATGCAATGACCCGGATGAAATAACATCACATCCTGACCCTCACAATTGTGCGAAGTATACGTTATGTGTGGGAAATGCAGCCTTCCCACAGGAATGTGCCACTGGACTACTTTTCAACTCAGAGACTGGTGCTTGTGACCAAGCACAGAATGTGTTCTGTAACTTGACCTGCCCGGCTGTGGATACTTCGATAGTATTTTTACCAGATTCTAGTCGCCAAAATTGTGCCAG GTATTATGTCTGTTTACAAGGCACTCCACGCCCAATGGAGTGTTCAAACTCGCTTTATTTTGATATGGTATCCGGCACGTGTAAGTTGGCACAGGAAGCATCCTGCAGAATACCAGACGTTGTTTGTTTGGAGCAAGATGAGCTTTTGGAAAATTCTAAAAGTTGTACCAGTTATTACAAATGTTCGGCTGGATTTCCACATTTCAAGCAGTGTGGTCAAGACGAACATTTCAGCGAAGGAATGTGTATACACGGGCCTTGTGACACCACTACTGAAGCGACGACAACGACAACACCCGCTAGTACAACGCTGGAATCAACTACTACAACTACAATATCCACGTCCGTTCCAACATCTGTGCCAACCACAACAACAAGCGAACCGTCTACTACAACGACTACTATTGAACCGACTACCACTACTACACAACCTACCATCACTGCTGATTCAACCACTACAACTGCAGAATTAACAACTATGGAAACTCCGATATCGACAACATCCGTCGAACCAACAACTCCAACAACGGTGGAACCTATAACTACCTCAACGACGGTGGGACCAACAACCACTTCAACAGTAGAACCCTCAACCACTACATCGACAACTTCATCGACAACCACCACAACAGTTGCAACCACATCGACGACTCTCGCTCCAACTACTACGACAACTGTTCTGCCACCAATCGATGCAGCGGAAGTTTGTCGTGATGTGACTATTGGTATTTTCCCGCATCCACATAATTGTTATCAGTATTTCGTGTGCATCTTCGGATCCGGAAAAGAGGCTACCTGTCACGATAGTGAAATCTTTGATCCGCAGTCTTCAGCATGCGTGATGGGTGATCGAGCCACTTGCAGATAA